In one Pseudomonas sp. Bout1 genomic region, the following are encoded:
- a CDS encoding efflux RND transporter periplasmic adaptor subunit encodes MRSYFLPLALPASLVFLLAACGHEEAAQTTVRPAMVVQPEPSAQASDSYPGEVRARYEPDLAFRIGGKVTRRLVEEGERVKANQALAELDPQDVRLQLEATRAQVGAADANLSLVRAERDRYKTLMDRQMVSRSQYDNSENLYRSGEARLKQIKAEFDVANNQAGYAVLRAPQDGVVAKRAVEVGQVVSAGQTVFTLATDGEREVLISLPEQSFGRFKIGQPVSVELWSQPDQRFNGRIRELSPAADPKSRTFAARVAFTGGKVPAELGQSARVFIQADGVIPLSVPLSALSAENGASYVWVVQPDNTLKRTPVRIGAFGEKTVPVLEGLNPTDWVIAAGVHVLHEGQQVRPVDRANRVVVLAAKE; translated from the coding sequence ATGCGCAGCTATTTCCTGCCACTCGCGTTGCCTGCCAGCTTGGTATTCCTGTTGGCTGCCTGTGGCCATGAAGAAGCTGCACAAACCACCGTCCGCCCGGCCATGGTGGTGCAGCCAGAGCCTTCGGCGCAGGCTTCCGACAGCTACCCGGGCGAGGTGCGTGCGCGCTATGAGCCTGACCTGGCCTTTCGCATTGGCGGCAAAGTCACCCGACGACTGGTCGAGGAAGGCGAGCGCGTCAAGGCCAACCAGGCCTTGGCAGAACTCGATCCCCAGGACGTGCGCCTGCAACTGGAAGCCACCCGCGCCCAAGTCGGCGCCGCCGACGCCAACCTGAGCCTGGTGCGTGCCGAGCGTGACCGCTACAAAACCCTGATGGACCGTCAGATGGTCAGCCGTTCCCAGTACGACAATTCCGAAAACCTCTACCGTTCCGGTGAAGCTCGCCTCAAGCAGATCAAAGCCGAATTCGACGTGGCCAATAACCAGGCCGGTTACGCCGTGCTGCGCGCCCCGCAGGATGGCGTGGTCGCCAAGCGTGCGGTGGAAGTCGGCCAGGTGGTGTCTGCCGGCCAGACTGTCTTCACCTTGGCCACCGATGGCGAGCGGGAAGTATTGATCAGCTTGCCGGAGCAAAGCTTCGGGCGCTTCAAGATTGGCCAGCCGGTGTCTGTGGAGCTATGGAGCCAGCCCGACCAGCGCTTCAATGGCCGCATCCGCGAACTGTCGCCCGCTGCCGATCCAAAGTCGCGAACCTTCGCCGCCCGTGTTGCGTTTACCGGCGGCAAGGTGCCTGCGGAACTGGGGCAGAGCGCCCGGGTATTCATACAGGCGGATGGGGTGATTCCCCTCTCGGTACCGCTGTCTGCTCTGAGCGCGGAAAACGGTGCGTCCTACGTCTGGGTGGTGCAGCCCGACAATACCCTCAAGCGTACACCGGTGCGCATCGGGGCCTTTGGCGAGAAAACCGTGCCGGTGCTGGAAGGCTTGAACCCGACCGATTGGGTAATCGCCGCGGGTGTGCATGTACTCCATGAGGGCCAGCAAGTGCGCCCGGTGGACCGCGCCAACCGAGTGGTAGTCCTGGCGGCCAAGGAGTAG
- a CDS encoding DUF4197 domain-containing protein, producing MLRNSLRLTALCAGLLLGANAMALSLGSLSQGDASGGLKDALTQGAQIAVKQLGVPGGFSNNPEVKIGLPGKLGKVADKLKMFGMGDQVNQLEASMNKAAESAVTQAQPILVNAVKNMSVTDAKGILTGGQDSATQYLNKSSRDEIRAKFLPIVKAATDKVGVAQQYNALAGKAATFGAIDAKSANVESYVTEQALDGLFKMIAQQEETIRKNPAAAATSLAKKVFGAL from the coding sequence ATGCTCCGTAACTCCCTTCGCCTCACTGCCCTGTGCGCCGGCCTGCTGCTCGGCGCCAACGCCATGGCCCTGTCCCTCGGCAGCCTGTCCCAGGGTGACGCCAGCGGTGGCCTCAAGGACGCACTGACTCAAGGCGCACAGATTGCCGTGAAACAACTGGGCGTGCCCGGCGGTTTCAGCAACAACCCCGAAGTGAAGATCGGCCTGCCGGGCAAGTTGGGCAAAGTCGCCGACAAATTGAAAATGTTCGGCATGGGTGACCAGGTCAACCAACTGGAAGCCAGCATGAACAAGGCGGCCGAATCGGCCGTGACCCAGGCCCAGCCAATCCTGGTAAATGCCGTGAAAAACATGAGCGTGACCGACGCCAAGGGCATCCTCACCGGTGGCCAGGACTCCGCCACCCAGTACCTGAACAAAAGCAGCCGTGACGAGATCCGGGCCAAGTTCCTGCCGATCGTCAAGGCGGCCACCGACAAGGTCGGCGTTGCCCAGCAGTACAATGCGCTCGCGGGCAAGGCGGCGACGTTTGGCGCGATTGATGCCAAGAGTGCCAACGTCGAAAGCTACGTGACCGAGCAGGCACTGGACGGGTTGTTCAAGATGATCGCCCAGCAGGAAGAAACCATTCGCAAGAACCCGGCAGCCGCCGCCACCAGCCTGGCGAAGAAAGTGTTCGGCGCCCTGTAA
- the nadA gene encoding quinolinate synthase NadA, with the protein MTQISERLLVQAHLDAKQPKVLSVEEEAGYRAAIAAELKAQDAVLVAHFYCDPVIQALAEETGGCVSDSLEMARFGAAHPAKTVLVAGVRFMGETAKILTPEKRILMPTLEATCSLDLGCPVDEFSAFCDQHPERTVVVYANTSAAVKARADWVVTSSCALEIVESLMDNGETIIWGPDKHLGTYIQRQTGADMLLWDGACIVHEEFKSKQLEDMKALYPDAAILVHPESPTSVIELADAVGSTSQLIAAAQRLPNTTFIVATDRGIFYKMQQLCPDKVFIEAPTAGNGAACRSCAHCPWMAMNTLERTLQCLREGSNEIFVEPSVIPQAVRPLKRMLDFTQAARLRLAGNA; encoded by the coding sequence ATGACGCAAATTTCCGAACGCCTTCTGGTCCAAGCCCATCTCGACGCCAAGCAGCCCAAGGTGCTGAGTGTCGAAGAAGAGGCGGGCTACCGTGCTGCCATCGCTGCCGAGCTCAAGGCTCAGGACGCGGTGCTGGTGGCGCACTTCTACTGCGACCCGGTGATTCAGGCCCTGGCCGAAGAAACCGGTGGCTGTGTCTCCGATTCCCTGGAAATGGCCCGCTTCGGCGCGGCGCACCCGGCCAAGACGGTGTTGGTAGCTGGCGTGCGTTTCATGGGGGAGACGGCCAAGATCCTCACGCCTGAAAAACGCATCCTGATGCCGACCCTGGAAGCCACGTGCTCCCTGGACCTTGGCTGCCCGGTGGATGAGTTCTCGGCGTTCTGTGATCAGCACCCCGAGCGCACCGTGGTGGTTTATGCCAATACGTCGGCGGCGGTGAAAGCCCGGGCTGACTGGGTGGTGACGTCCAGTTGCGCGCTGGAGATCGTCGAAAGCCTGATGGACAACGGTGAGACGATCATTTGGGGGCCCGACAAGCACCTGGGCACCTATATCCAGCGCCAGACAGGCGCAGACATGCTGCTGTGGGACGGTGCGTGCATCGTTCACGAGGAGTTCAAGTCCAAGCAGTTGGAGGACATGAAGGCACTGTATCCGGACGCGGCAATTCTGGTGCACCCGGAGTCGCCGACGTCGGTGATTGAGTTGGCGGATGCGGTGGGCTCTACCAGCCAACTGATCGCGGCGGCGCAGCGGTTGCCGAACACGACATTTATCGTGGCGACTGACCGGGGCATTTTTTACAAGATGCAGCAGCTGTGCCCGGATAAGGTTTTTATCGAGGCACCGACGGCCGGGAATGGGGCGGCGTGTCGCAGTTGTGCGCATTGCCCCTGGATGGCCATGAACACCCTGGAGCGCACGCTGCAATGTTTGCGTGAGGGGAGCAACGAGATTTTTGTTGAGCCTTCAGTGATTCCGCAGGCTGTCAGACCGCTCAAGCGAATGCTGGATTTTACTCAGGCTGCGCGGTTGAGGCTGGCGGGGAACGCTTGA
- a CDS encoding lactate dehydrogenase, whose protein sequence is MTTLSPISSAIALANRPAVTPPATLSPATDVTGVRPSSVVSLGNVTLDLLAQTYSRNGQLPGHGPINAWESDSYDAVTKAINTNFYALPRGTGFSGLGATLIEQFAKGGTDISQSALSTTSSKPQSPTELKVQQALLHTQADNLVSLTVKTASGKTVTFSLASQAGGLAAQAKVDGGTLSAAELKEIAKLGEAFQGAVDGMSAQPPKLDLGKLTQFDSSVLSSVDLSGKLKVGNADNLTLAFHADSQSRSTRMSSPAGEVNLSVDLKNAGILGNAKQQAIALKSYLAQFDKAQARGKADADLMAMFKDAFTAMNSNYPQGVKAPAALTRSTADQGLLTGLADFKASITQAAKSTNPARLSETDTFAYEVAQKTRVGGNDISNRTIDQSQQSKLKASFHLGLNGGKAPALDTRRESQNYLYKQVDDKASSSANITYKDGFLTNASVDQSASQNTRTQRYEMGMLVKDTVVPNQASSHRDYLVLLEYAAREGEKAQGADETILKDALANMHQWVLLQDDPSALPG, encoded by the coding sequence ATGACTACGCTTTCGCCGATCAGCTCGGCCATCGCCCTCGCCAATCGACCAGCCGTTACGCCGCCAGCCACGCTGTCGCCAGCAACGGATGTGACTGGCGTGCGTCCTTCCTCAGTGGTCAGCCTTGGCAATGTCACGTTAGACCTTCTCGCCCAAACCTATTCTCGCAACGGCCAGTTGCCTGGCCATGGGCCGATCAATGCGTGGGAAAGCGACAGCTACGATGCGGTGACCAAAGCAATCAACACGAATTTTTATGCGCTGCCCAGAGGCACAGGGTTCAGTGGCTTGGGCGCTACCCTGATCGAGCAATTTGCGAAGGGCGGTACGGACATTTCCCAGTCAGCGCTCAGTACCACCTCGTCCAAGCCCCAAAGCCCCACCGAACTCAAGGTTCAACAAGCGCTGCTGCACACCCAGGCAGACAACCTGGTCAGCCTTACCGTCAAGACGGCCAGCGGCAAGACCGTCACCTTCAGTTTGGCCAGCCAGGCCGGTGGCCTGGCCGCGCAGGCCAAGGTGGACGGAGGCACCCTCAGCGCCGCCGAGCTCAAGGAAATCGCCAAGTTGGGCGAGGCCTTCCAAGGCGCCGTCGACGGCATGAGCGCCCAGCCGCCGAAACTCGACTTGGGCAAGTTGACGCAGTTTGATTCCAGCGTGTTGTCCTCGGTGGATCTAAGCGGCAAATTGAAAGTAGGCAACGCCGACAACCTAACCCTGGCATTCCATGCGGACAGCCAGAGCCGCTCCACGCGCATGAGCAGCCCGGCGGGGGAGGTGAATCTCTCGGTAGACCTGAAAAATGCCGGCATCCTTGGCAACGCCAAGCAACAGGCCATCGCGCTGAAAAGCTACCTGGCCCAATTCGACAAGGCCCAGGCGCGTGGCAAGGCCGACGCTGACCTGATGGCGATGTTCAAGGATGCGTTTACCGCCATGAACAGCAACTACCCGCAGGGCGTCAAAGCGCCAGCGGCGCTGACCCGCAGCACGGCGGATCAAGGCTTGTTGACCGGCCTGGCAGACTTCAAGGCCTCCATCACCCAGGCCGCCAAATCGACTAACCCGGCTCGCCTGTCGGAAACCGACACGTTTGCCTATGAGGTTGCCCAGAAGACGCGTGTCGGCGGCAATGACATCTCCAACCGCACGATTGATCAGAGCCAGCAATCAAAGCTCAAGGCCAGTTTTCATTTGGGGCTCAATGGCGGGAAGGCACCGGCCCTGGACACCCGGCGTGAGTCGCAGAACTACCTCTATAAGCAGGTCGACGACAAGGCCAGCAGCTCGGCGAATATCACCTATAAGGATGGCTTCCTGACCAACGCCTCGGTGGACCAAAGCGCCAGCCAGAACACCCGTACGCAGCGCTACGAGATGGGGATGTTGGTTAAAGACACCGTGGTGCCAAACCAGGCCAGCAGCCATCGCGACTACCTGGTGTTGCTGGAGTATGCGGCGCGCGAAGGCGAGAAGGCCCAGGGTGCGGATGAAACCATCCTGAAGGATGCGCTGGCGAACATGCATCAGTGGGTGTTGCTGCAAGACGATCCGTCCGCTTTGCCTGGTTAA
- a CDS encoding efflux RND transporter permease subunit yields the protein MGFNLSEWALRNRQIVLFLMILLAVVGTLSYTKLGQSEDPPFTFKAMVIKTNWPGATAQEVSRQVTERIEKKLMETGDYERIVSFSRPGESQVTFMARDSMHSAQIPDLWYQVRKKISDIRQTLPPDIQGPFFNDEFGTTFGNIYALTGDGFDYAVLKDYADRIQIQLQRVPDVGKVELLGLQDEKIWIELSNLKLATLGLPLAAVQQALQEQNAVSTAGFFETPSERVQLRVSGNFKTVKEIRDFPIRVGDRTFRIGDVAEIHRGFNDPPAPRMRYMGDDAIGLAVAMRDGGDILVLGKALESEFARLQKNLPAGMQLRKVSDQPAAVKTSVGEFVQVLAEALAIVLLVSFFSLGVRTGMVVALAIPLVLAMTFATMYYLGIGLHKISLGALVLALGLLVDDAIIAVEMMAIKMEQGYDRLKAASFAWTSTAFPMLTGTLITAAGFLPIATAQSSTGEYTRSIFQVVTIALLASWVAAVVFVPYLGEKLLPDLAKIHAAKHGPDGPDPYGTPFYQRVRRLVEWCVRRRKTVIVLTLLLFIGSVALFRFVPQQFFPASGRLELMVDLKLAEGASLSNTADQVKRLEALLKEHAGIENYVAYVGTGSPRFYLPLDQQLPAASFAQFVVLAKTIEERESLRTWLIETLNEQFPDLRSRVTRLENGPPVGYPVQFRVTGEHIEEVRALARKVAARVRENTHVVNVHLDWEEPSKVVYLNVDQDRARALGVSTANLSKFLQSSLTGSSVSQYREDNELIEILLRGTVHERTELSLLPSLAVPTDNGKSVALSQIATLEYGFEEGIIWHRNRLPTVTVRADIYGKEQPATLVEQILPTLEGVRAELPDGYLLEVGGTVEDSARGQNSVKAGVPLFIVVVLTLLMLQLRSFSRTAMVFLTAPLGLIGVTLFLLVFRQPFGFVAMLGTIALSGMIMRNSVILVDQIEQDIKAGLAPWQAIIEATVRRFRPIVLTALAAVLAMIPLSRSVFFGPMAVAIMGGLIVATALTLLFLPALYAAWFRVRKDAA from the coding sequence ATGGGTTTCAATCTTTCCGAATGGGCGTTGCGTAATCGCCAGATAGTACTGTTCCTGATGATCCTACTGGCAGTGGTTGGCACCTTGTCCTACACCAAGCTGGGACAAAGCGAAGACCCGCCGTTTACCTTCAAGGCCATGGTGATCAAAACCAACTGGCCGGGGGCGACCGCCCAGGAAGTCTCGCGCCAGGTTACCGAGCGTATTGAAAAAAAACTGATGGAGACCGGTGACTACGAGCGCATCGTGTCCTTCTCGCGCCCCGGCGAATCCCAGGTCACCTTCATGGCCCGGGACTCGATGCATTCCGCGCAGATCCCGGACCTCTGGTATCAGGTACGCAAGAAGATCAGCGATATCCGCCAGACCTTGCCACCGGATATCCAGGGCCCGTTTTTCAACGATGAATTCGGCACCACCTTCGGCAATATCTACGCCCTGACCGGCGACGGCTTTGACTACGCGGTGCTCAAGGACTATGCCGATCGCATCCAGATCCAGCTGCAACGGGTACCGGATGTGGGCAAGGTCGAACTGCTGGGGCTGCAGGACGAAAAAATCTGGATCGAGCTGTCCAACCTCAAGCTCGCCACCCTTGGCTTGCCGTTGGCAGCGGTGCAGCAGGCGCTGCAAGAACAAAACGCAGTGTCTACCGCAGGCTTCTTTGAAACCCCGAGCGAGCGCGTGCAGTTAAGGGTTTCCGGCAACTTCAAGACGGTTAAAGAGATTCGCGATTTCCCGATTCGCGTCGGTGATCGCACGTTCCGTATCGGTGACGTGGCCGAGATTCATCGCGGCTTCAACGATCCACCGGCGCCGCGCATGCGTTACATGGGCGACGATGCCATCGGCCTGGCCGTGGCCATGCGCGATGGCGGCGACATCCTGGTACTGGGCAAGGCCCTGGAAAGCGAATTCGCACGTCTGCAGAAGAACCTTCCTGCCGGCATGCAGCTGCGCAAAGTATCGGACCAACCAGCAGCGGTAAAAACCAGTGTCGGCGAATTCGTCCAGGTACTGGCCGAGGCCCTTGCGATTGTGTTGCTGGTGAGCTTTTTCTCACTGGGCGTGCGTACTGGCATGGTGGTCGCCCTGGCGATTCCGCTGGTGTTGGCCATGACCTTCGCCACCATGTACTACCTCGGCATCGGCCTGCACAAAATTTCCCTTGGCGCGTTGGTGCTCGCGCTCGGCTTGCTGGTAGACGACGCGATCATTGCCGTGGAAATGATGGCGATCAAAATGGAGCAGGGTTACGACCGCCTCAAGGCCGCCAGCTTCGCCTGGACCAGCACCGCGTTCCCGATGCTCACCGGCACGCTGATCACGGCGGCGGGCTTCCTGCCGATTGCCACGGCGCAATCGAGTACCGGCGAATACACCCGTTCGATCTTCCAGGTGGTGACCATCGCGCTGCTGGCCTCCTGGGTCGCGGCGGTGGTGTTCGTGCCGTACCTGGGGGAAAAACTCCTGCCGGACCTGGCGAAGATTCATGCGGCCAAGCATGGCCCCGACGGGCCGGATCCCTACGGCACGCCGTTCTATCAGCGCGTAAGACGTCTGGTGGAATGGTGCGTGCGTCGGCGCAAGACGGTAATTGTGCTGACGCTGCTGTTGTTTATCGGCTCGGTGGCACTGTTCCGCTTTGTGCCCCAGCAATTCTTCCCGGCTTCCGGGCGACTGGAACTGATGGTCGACCTGAAGCTGGCAGAAGGCGCGTCCCTGAGCAACACCGCAGACCAGGTCAAACGCCTGGAAGCGTTGCTCAAGGAACATGCGGGCATAGAAAACTACGTGGCGTATGTGGGGACGGGCTCGCCACGGTTTTACCTGCCGCTGGACCAGCAACTGCCCGCCGCCAGCTTCGCCCAATTTGTGGTGCTGGCCAAGACCATCGAGGAGCGTGAAAGCCTGCGCACCTGGCTGATCGAAACCCTTAACGAACAGTTCCCGGACTTGCGCTCGCGGGTCACGCGCCTTGAAAACGGGCCGCCGGTTGGTTACCCGGTGCAGTTCCGGGTGACGGGCGAGCACATCGAAGAAGTCCGCGCCCTGGCGCGCAAAGTGGCGGCCAGGGTTCGTGAAAATACCCACGTGGTCAATGTGCACCTGGACTGGGAAGAACCGAGCAAGGTCGTCTACCTCAACGTTGACCAGGACCGCGCCCGCGCCCTTGGTGTGAGCACCGCCAACCTGTCGAAATTCCTCCAGAGCTCCCTGACCGGTTCCAGCGTCAGCCAATACCGCGAGGACAACGAGTTGATCGAAATCCTGCTGCGCGGCACGGTGCATGAACGCACCGAGTTATCGCTGCTGCCAAGCCTGGCAGTGCCGACCGATAACGGCAAAAGCGTGGCGCTGTCGCAGATCGCGACCCTGGAGTACGGCTTTGAAGAGGGCATTATCTGGCACCGTAATCGCCTGCCGACCGTGACCGTGCGCGCCGATATCTACGGCAAGGAACAACCTGCAACCCTGGTGGAGCAGATCCTGCCGACCCTTGAAGGCGTGCGTGCCGAACTGCCGGACGGTTACCTGCTGGAAGTCGGCGGCACCGTAGAAGACTCCGCGCGTGGACAAAATTCGGTGAAGGCCGGTGTGCCGCTGTTTATCGTGGTAGTGCTGACGTTACTGATGCTGCAACTGCGCAGTTTCTCACGCACGGCGATGGTCTTTCTTACAGCACCATTGGGGTTGATCGGGGTGACGCTGTTCTTGCTGGTGTTCCGCCAACCCTTTGGGTTCGTGGCAATGCTGGGGACCATCGCGCTGTCGGGGATGATCATGCGCAACTCGGTGATCCTGGTGGACCAGATCGAGCAGGACATCAAGGCCGGGTTGGCGCCGTGGCAGGCGATTATCGAGGCCACGGTGCGGCGCTTCCGGCCGATTGTGTTGACGGCGCTGGCGGCGGTATTGGCGATGATCCCGTTGTCACGCAGTGTGTTCTTCGGGCCGATGGCCGTGGCCATCATGGGCGGCTTGATTGTGGCGACGGCGCTGACGCTGTTGTTCCTGCCAGCGTTGTATGCAGCGTGGTTCCGGGTCAGGAAGGACGCGGCTTAA
- a CDS encoding YbaY family lipoprotein, with protein MKKIILLGLTALLGACQSMSPAPKASLDGEVFYLQRSALPPAATLSVTLQDVSLMDAPAVTLAEQKGPVNGQVPLPFHLSYDPAQVKPGHSYSVSARIELDGKLLFITTERHSVQLNGQDPEPLRVRVDAVAH; from the coding sequence ATGAAAAAAATCATCCTCCTGGGCCTTACCGCCCTCTTGGGAGCCTGCCAGAGCATGAGCCCCGCGCCCAAAGCCAGCCTTGATGGCGAAGTCTTTTACCTGCAACGCAGCGCCCTGCCGCCCGCCGCCACCTTGAGTGTGACCCTGCAGGATGTGTCCTTGATGGACGCCCCGGCCGTGACCCTGGCCGAGCAGAAAGGCCCGGTCAACGGCCAGGTGCCGCTGCCTTTCCACCTCAGCTATGACCCGGCGCAGGTGAAGCCCGGCCACAGCTACTCGGTGAGTGCTCGCATCGAACTGGATGGCAAGCTACTGTTCATCACCACCGAACGGCACTCCGTGCAGTTGAACGGCCAGGATCCCGAACCGCTGCGCGTACGCGTGGATGCGGTTGCACACTGA
- a CDS encoding TetR/AcrR family transcriptional regulator yields MSDNPVNTNSPGRPKDMAKRQAILDAAKILFLSNGYASTSMDAVAVEAGVSKLTVYSHFTDKETLFSAAVVAKCEEQLPVMYFELPADVPVEKVLLNIARGFHVLINSEESVNLHRLMMTSGSQDPKLSQIFFEAGPMRMLQGMERLLGKIDQSGALSIPKPFTAAEHFFCLLKGTANFCLLYGCGGQLSAEAAEEHVQEVVGLFMRAYRD; encoded by the coding sequence ATGTCCGACAATCCTGTAAACACCAATAGCCCCGGGCGTCCCAAGGACATGGCAAAACGCCAGGCAATACTCGATGCGGCGAAAATCCTGTTCTTGAGTAATGGGTATGCCAGCACCAGCATGGATGCCGTGGCCGTGGAGGCCGGGGTGTCGAAGCTGACCGTGTATAGCCACTTCACCGACAAGGAGACGCTGTTCTCGGCGGCGGTGGTCGCCAAGTGCGAAGAGCAGTTACCGGTGATGTATTTCGAACTGCCGGCAGACGTGCCGGTGGAGAAGGTGCTGCTCAATATCGCGCGCGGCTTTCACGTGCTGATCAACAGCGAGGAGTCGGTGAACCTGCATCGGCTGATGATGACGTCGGGGAGCCAGGACCCGAAGTTGTCACAGATCTTTTTCGAGGCAGGCCCGATGCGCATGCTGCAGGGGATGGAGCGGCTGTTGGGCAAGATCGACCAAAGTGGCGCACTGAGTATTCCCAAGCCGTTCACCGCCGCCGAACATTTTTTCTGCCTGCTCAAGGGCACGGCAAATTTTTGTTTGTTGTACGGGTGCGGGGGGCAGTTGAGTGCCGAGGCGGCCGAGGAGCATGTGCAGGAGGTGGTGGGGTTGTTTATGCGAGCTTATCGGGATTGA